CCGTTCTCCTTCAGGATCTGCAACGCGAGCTCCTCGTTGGTGCCGGTGAGACGGATGACAATGGGCACCTTCAGCGGATTCTGCTTCGTCGCGGTCACGATGCCGTTGGCGACGTCGTCGGTGCGCGTGATGCCGCCGAAGATGTTGAACAGGATGCACTTCACGTTCGGATCCGACGTGATGATGCGCAGCGCGTTCACGACCTTCTCGGGGTTCGACGAACCGCCGATGTCGAGGAAGTTGGCGGGGTCGCCGCCGTAGTACTTCACGAGGTCCATCGTGGCCATCGCGAGGCCAGCGCCGTTCACCACGCACCCCACGTTGCCGTCAAGCTTGATGAACGTAAGGTTCGCGTTGCGCGCCTCCACTTCACTCGGCGCTTCGCTGCTTTCGTCGCGCAGCGCGGCAATCTCGGGACGACGATCGAGTTCGTTGTCGTCGATCACCATCTTGCCGTCGACCGCGATGAGCTCACCCTGCGGCGTCATGACCAGCGGGTTGATCTCGGCGAGCGAGCAGCCGGCGTTCATGAACGCCGTGTACAGCTGCTGCATGATTTTCGCGGCCTGACGGGCCAGCTTCACATCCTTGTACAGGAAGAAGCCCATGCGCATGGCCTCGAAGGGCAGCAGCCCGTAGCGCGTGTCCACCGGGTGGTAGAGGATCTTCTCGGGCGTGGTCGCCGCCACTTCCTCAATGTCGATGCCGCCGGCGGCCGACACCATGAAGACGGGCTTCTTGGTGGCGCGGTCGACGATGATGCCCACATACGCCTCGGACCCGATGTCCGCGGCAACGGTGACGAGCACCTTCTCCACCGTGAGATCCTTGATCGTCATGCCCAGAATGGCGGTGGCCTTCTCCTTCGCCACGTCCGGGGTGGGGCAGAACTTCACGCCACCCGCCTTGCCGCGACCACCGGCATGCACCTGGGCCTTCACCATGACCGCGGTGCCGTACTTCGTGGCGATGGCTTCCGCCTGATCGGCGGTCGTGGCGACTTCGCCGGGCGGAATCGGCACACCGGCCGCCCGCAACAGCTCTTTTGCCTGATACTCGTGTAGGTTCACGCGCTCTCCAAGGACTGGGGAATGTCAGCGGTTCAATGCTAGGTGGTCGCACCGGTGGAGGGCAATACGAGCCTGCCCGCCACCGGTGTGTCCTGACGGATCCACCGCCGTGAACCGCCGGCGGTGCGTCCGGCCGCAATCACTGCGGCGGTCTGCCCAACGCGCGTCCGAGGCTGTCGAACGCCGCCCCGAAGGCACTCCAATCACCTTGTTTCATGGCTTGTCGCATGGTGTCGTACCATCGCGACGGGGCGCCCGCATCCGGCGTGGCAGCGCCGGCATCGGCGCGCCCTCCAGAGCGCGGCCGTTCGACCGTCTCCCCGAGCGAGGCCAGCGCATCGGCGAGGGTGGGCCCCACACCGATCTGCTCCCCGTCGCTCACCACCGATTCGCCCATCGACAATCGCCCGTCGCTGCGCGCGCCCTGCGCCGCCTGCACGTAGAGCACCCCACGCGAGGTGACCATGGCTTCCGGTCGCGACAGCAGGGGCTTCGAGACCGGCCCGGCAGAATCGGCGCGGGAGCGCGCACGCACGCTGTCCACAGCCGCCGCCATGCGCGCCAGGGTCGCCGGCCAGAGCACCGCACGTGGGGACGTCGACCAATAGGTCGCCGGCACTGCCCCGCCCGTCACGGTCACCACGCCAGCCACCGCTTCCCGGGCGTCGAGCAGAGGCACACTCCATGACGCCACGACTCCGCCCTCCTGCTCCAGCATGACCGGTGCGGCGGGGCCATTGATGAAGGCGCTGTCCGGCAGGTGACGAAGGACCGGTCCCTCGAGACGGGAACCGAAGCGTGCGAAGGTGCGCACCTGCAACTCCGCCCCATCCGTTGGCGGTGGCAGCTGTACGGCGAGCGAGGCCGGCAGTTCGGTACGCCGCGAAAAAAGTCCGGGGAGTCGCGTCATCCACGTGCGTGCCAGCGCGTCGGGCTTCTCCGCCGGCATGAGCCGCACACGTCCGGTACCGGCATCCACGATGGCGGTAGCGGCCAACTTGAAGTAGGAATACACCCCGTCGCCCACCTGCCACCGCTGACTCAGGGGGTACCGGGCCGACGCGCTGTACAGATGCAGCACCCAATACAGCCGGTTCCCGTCGCGGATTGCATGCACCGTGGTGCTTTGCTCGAACACCGGCGCAATGCGTCGCACCCGTTCACGGACGTCGCGATAGCTCACGAGCAATGGGGTGCCCGCCGTGGAATCGGCGCCGAGCAACGAGAGATCGCGCAACGCCCAGGCATGCGCCAGACGCGCCAACGGCGTATCGAGCAGCGCGCCCGGCACATCGGCCGCCGTGGCACCATCCAGCAGGCGGGCACCGCTGGCACCCGGAGCCACCAGTGGCGCATTTCCGCCGTAACTTCCATCGGTACTCAATCCCGGCAACGGCACGAGACTGTCGGTCAGCCTAGCCCGCGAGGCATCCACCAGCGACAGCCGCCACGCGCCGGCCCCCGACACCGGGCGCTCGACGCGCAGCGCGGTCACGCGACCGTCGAGCAGGAACCAGCCAGGGGCAGCCACCGCCATGTACCCCGACGCGTCAGTCGCTGCGGGCCGTGGCTCACTCCCGGTCGTCGCCCGGTCATCGCCTCGATTGGAGGAGACCGGCGCAGCACCCCCCGGGTGCAGCCCCTCGGCGAGCGTCACGGCGTCCCAGAGACTGGCCCGGGTACCAAGTGTGGCGGTCGGTATGGGCAGGGGGAGCATGGCGGCGCCATCAGCACGATCCGCGCTGACACGCGGAAGCGGGCGCACCGCATCGGCGTCGAAGGCGCGCCGGCTGAACAGCGCACGTGCTGCCACGTAGTCGGCATCGCGGCGTGCCCGGTCACCCATCGTATCCCCCCGCGCTGCCACAGCGGGGACGACATGCCGCAGCCCGACGGCTGCAACCAGGATTAGGGTAAGGGTGATGAAGGCGGCCCGCAGCTGTCCGGCCCAGCCCGTACGCAGGACGATCAGGGCGGCCATTGCCGCGCCGTATGCCAGCACCGCATCCATCCTCAGGGTGACCCGATGATCGACTCGTAGGAACAGCCCGTCGGGACCGCTGCCCGCACGCAGCAGGTCGAACGCATCGAGTCGATAACTCCAGGCCAGCAGCAGCAGCACCAGTGCCCCCAGCACGCTCAGGTGCCGCCGGACATGGGTACTCGCCGCGATGCGTCGACCCTCGAGCCGGAGCGAACGGGTGAGGGCGTAGAGGACCAAAACCATGGCCGTCAGCGCTACGACACTGACCAAGGCCCAGAGGTACATCGTCTCCTCGAAGGGCAACCAATACACGTAGTGGCCAAGGTCGCGATCGAAGATGCCTTCGATTTCACCGAACGGGATGCCGTGCCGCGCGAGGGCGAGGGTTTCCCAGTTGGTGAGCGGGACGGCCAGCACGCCCCCCACCAGCAGGGCGAGAATGATCGTGGCAGACAGCAACCGCCGTCCCGGCACCATGGCCGTGAGCTCGATGTTGGCCACGCGCGACGGGACCGCCACGGCGAGAATGGTGCGCCGAACCGCGTGCAGATTGGCAAATGCGAAGAGGGAGCCGACGATCCATGCGCCGCCCTGCAGCAGCATCGTGTCGAGGACCCGTTCCCAGAACAGGGCGGGCACGCCCATGGCGTCGTACCACGCGTGATCCACGAACAACGCCGTCGCGGTGCGCCCCACGAGGAGCACCACGGCAGCCACGGCCACCAGGAGGAGGAGCCAGCTCCGGGTGCCCACGTCAGTGTGCGCGGACGGAGGTCAGAGCGTTACACCCTGTTCGCGCACCCATGTCTCCATGATGGTGCGGATCTCGTGCAGACGCTGCTCGGTGCGTGCTTCGTACCGTGCAACGATCACCGGTTGAGTATTGGAGGCGCGCAGCAGCCCCCAGCCATCGCCGAAGAGCACCCGCACGCCATCGACATCGATGACATCGTACCGGGCGGCAAAGTGCGGCACGGCCTTCGCCATGATGGCGAACTTCGTCTCGTCATCCGTGTCAATGCGGATCTCCGGTGTCGATACGAACAGTGGCACGTCGGCCAGCAGCTCGTCGATACGCTTGCCGCTGTCGGCCACGATGCGCAGGAGCCGCGCCGCGGCGTACAGCGCATCGTCATGGCCGTAAAACCCCTCCGAGAAGAACATGTGCCCCGACATCTCGCCGGCGAGCGGCGCGTGGAGGCTCCTCATTTTCTCCTTGATGAGCGAATGGCCGGTCTTCCACATCACAGGCGTGCCGCCAGCCGCTTCGATCCCGTCGGTGAGTGCCTGCGAGCACTTCACGTCGAAGATGATGGGCTGACCACGTCCGGTGCGCGCCAGCACGTCACGCGCGTAGAGGATGAGCAGATGGTCGCCCCAGATGATGCGGCCGTGGGCATCGACCACGCCGATTCGATCGGCATCGCCATCGAACGCGACGCCCAGCTCCGCCCCGTGGGCCCGCACGGCGGCAATGCAGTCGGCAAGATTCTCGGGGACGGTGGGATCAGGGTGGTGATTCGGGAAGGTGCCATCGCTTTCCGTGAAGAGCCCGATGGCGTCGACGCCCAACGCGTCGAAGAGCTGGGGAGCCACGAGGGCGGCCGCGCCGTTCCCGCAGTCGTACACCACGCGCAGCCGGCTCCCATCGGCACGAGCGATGGGCCCCACCCGCGTGGCGATGTCGTGCACGTAGCGATCAATGACTGCCGCGTGACGTACTGCCCCCTGCCCGCTTGGGAAGTGCCCCGCCACGATGCGCGCGTAGAGCGCCTGAATGTCGGCACCGTGCAGCGACGCCGTACCGAGGCACATCTTGAAGCCGTTGTACTCGGGCGGATTGTGCGATCCGGTGATCTGGATGCCCCCCCCCACAGCCTCGTGGTGCAGCGCCCAATAGAGGAGCGGCGTCGGCACGATGCCGATATCCACGACATCCACGCCGCTTTCCGTCAGCCCTCGCACGAGCGCGTCGCGCAGCGCCGTCCCGCTCGGCCGGTTGTCCCGTCCCACTGCCACTGCCCCGACAATCCCCCGCTCGGCCAGCAGGGAGGCGTACCCGCGTCCGATTCCGTACGCGACCTCCTCGGTAAGATCGGTCCCCACCACACCGCGGACGTCATACTGCCGGAAGATCGCTCGATTGATGCTCATGCCAGACCGTGCGGAGGGGTCGCCAAGGGGAGGAAGTAAGCTATCACGCACCGATCGCGGGCGGGGTCGGCCCCATCATCGGGGCGTCGTTGGCTGACGTGACATCGCCACACCCGCGTCCGTCGACGGGACCGTGAGGACGGCCGCCTGCAGACGTGGACCGCGCGGGGCCGGCTCGATGGGGGCGCTGCGGGTGATGGGACTGGTGAGCGCACGCTTGGCCATGCGGACGACGGGCGTCGGATACACTCCCAACACCAGCAGCACCGCGGCTGCAAATGCCACGAGCGACTGGCCCATGGGGAGCAACTGCGGTGTCGGCTGTCCCTCGGTGCGCGGACGCATGAACATGGCACCCACCACATTGAGGTAGTACGCCGCCGAGACCGCGCTGGTCAGCACCAGCACAACCGCCAGAATGGTCTGGGGGGCGTTGGCCTGCAGAGCGGCCTGCAGGACATACCACTTGGCGAAGAACCCCATGCCTCCCACCAGCGGCATGCCGAGAAACGCCAGAAGGAACACCGCCATGGCGCTGGCCAACCACGGGCGCACAAGCCAGAGACCTGCGATGTCGTCGATGGTGGGCGCCACATCACGACCGGCATTCACCGCGATCAGCACGCCGAACGTACCCATCGTGGCCAGCGTGTAGGACACCATGTAGAACACCAGCGCCGTCGTGGCGGCCGCTCCGCCCACCACGAGGGTCACGAGCAGATAGCCGGCATGCGCGATGCTCGAATAGGCGAGCATGCGCACGAGATTGCGCTGCGAAAGCGCGAACACGTTGCCCACGACCATCGTCGCCACGGCGAGCCACCACAGGCCGGTGTGCCATTGGGCCGAGGCACGCCCGAGCGCCTCGACCATGACGCGGGCAAAGACGGCAAACGCCGCGGTCTTGACCGTAGCCGACATGAACGCCGTGATCGGCAGCGGGGCGCCATCGTAGACGTCGGGCGTCCACAAGTGAAACGGGGCTGCGGCCACCTTGAAGGCGAGGCCCACGAGCAGCAAGGCGGCCCCCACGATGAACAAGGGGGAGAGGGGCGGATGCGCGGACACCCACTGCCCGATGTCCACCAGTCGTGTGCTGCCGGTTGCCCCGTACAGGAGTGCGATGCCGTACAGCAGGAACCCCGTGCTTACGGCACCAAGCAGGAAGTACTTCACGGCCGCCTCGGCGCCACGTCCGCTCCGGCGGTTGACGCCGGCCAGAACATACACGGCAAGCGACATCAGCTCGACGCCCAGAAACACGAACATGAGGTCTCGTGCCGCCGCAAGAATCATCATGCCCACGGCCGCGAACAGCACCAGCACGGGTACTTCCGGGCTGAATGCACCGCTGCGGTGCTGTTCGGCATCAATCAGCATCAGCGACATCCCCGTGCCCAGAAGAATCACCAGGTCGATCGCCCAACGGAAGCCGTCACCCGCCAATCGCTGATCGGCCGTGCCGGTCGCGCCGTCGCCCCAGGCAATGACGACGACCAGCCCGACCAGAAGGCAGAGCACCACCGCAAACCGTGACATGGTGGACGTCCGCTCTGCTCCCTCGGCTGCACCGGCGCGTTGCGACTGCGGCGACCATACGGTGCCCACCAGCATCGCGAGTGCGCCGCTCGTGAGCAGCAGTTCCGGGGCGAGGGCGCGCAGCAGCGCGCCACCTGACATGTACTCACTCATCGGTTCAGTGACACGGGAGGAAGCGCCGCCGGCGCGTTGGGGCCGAAGCGCACGATTTCCACCAGATCGCGCGACGGGCGGTCGCTACGACGCAGAACCGCACCGGGTACGAGGCCGAGGTAGATGATCGCCACGGCGAAGACCCCCATCACGAACTTCTCACGCGGGCTCAGGTCGGCCACGTGGGCCTGTCGGGGGGCGTCCATCGCGCCAAAGAGCAGCAACTGGAGGGCGCGCAACCCGTACGCCGCGGCGAAGATCACGCCGGTGGTAGCGACAACCGCCAAAGCGGGGAACTCGGCATAGCTACCGAGCAGCACGAGGAACTCCCCCACGAACCCGTTGGTCCCCGGAAGCGCGACCGTGGACAGCATCACCAGTGTCAGCATGACCGAGAACCAGGGTACCACCCGCGCGATGCCGCCGAACGCGGCAAGGTCGGTGGTGCCGGTGCGATCCTCCAGCATGCCGGCAAGCAGGAACAGGGCGCTCGTGCTGATGCCGCTGGCAACGATGCTCATCACCGCTCCCTGCACGCTTTGCTGCGTCAGGGCGAAGCTCCCCAGCATGATAAAGCCGAGATGACTGATGGAGCTGTACGAGTTCACGCGCTTGAGGTCGCGCTGCGTCATGGCCAGCAGGGCGCCGTACACGACGGCGATGACCGACAGCACGAGAATCGTGCCACGCACCAGTTCGTGCGTGGCCGCCGCAGGAAACAGCGGAATCGCGAAGCGCAGGATGCCGTAGGCGCCCACCTTGAGCCCGAGCGTGACGGCCGCGAAGGTCGGGGCGGCGCTTTGCGCATCGGGAAGCCAGGTGTGGAAGGGCACCAGCGCCGACTTCACGGCAAACGCCGAGAAGAAGGCGGCAAAGAGGAACAGCTGCGCGCGCGGCGACAGCGCCACGGCGCGCAGGGCATCGACGTCGAGCGTGGTACCGCCACCCAGATTCCACAGCGCAATGATGGCGACCAGCATGAGCAGCGAGCCGACCAACGTGAAGAGCACGTAGCGCAAGCTGGCCCGCGAGGTCCCCTCGCGTCCCCACACCCCGACCAGCAGATAGGTGGGGATGAGCATCAGCTCCCACGCCAGATAGAAGAGCAGCAGATCGCGCGTGACGAATACGCCAATCAGGCCACACAGCAGCAGCAGCGCCAATGCACCGAACGCCGGCGTACGCACGCGCACGTTGTCCCACGACCCCAGCAGCGCCAGCGGCACCACACACGCCGTGAGCACGACCATGGGCAACGACAGCCCATCCACTCCGAGGCTGATCGTGGCGCCAAGGTCTGTCAGCCAGGGCAGTTCCACCCCGGCCTGCCAGCCCCGCTGCGCGGGGTCGAACGACAGCCAGAGCAGCAGGGCGAGCAGCGCCTCCACCACCATGGCCGCGAGCGTCAGCACACGGGCATCCGGGCCACCTGCCGGGGCGGCGCTACCGGTCGCATCGGCATCGACATCGCGCCCCCAAAGACGCACCAGCAGGGCGGCGACGAGCGGCCACAGCAACATGGCCGGCAGGATCCACCGATCGACATTCATGGAGAGTATCACGTCGCGCATATCAGGTCAGCGTCAGGGCGGCGATGAGCGCCAGCGCACCGGCGGCGAGCATCCAGGCGTATTTGCCCATATCCCCGTCCTGCAGGCGGGTTCCCATCAGGGAGGCCGTGCGACTCAACAGCGAGCCGCCAGCGCTGAAGCCCCGGTCTACGGTCCGATCGATGCCCCGGTCCAGCACCACACGTGCGAAGGCCTGAACGGGACGCACGATCAGCGCGTCCACCAACGCATCCACGCCGTAGGCGCGGGCGAGCAGGCTGGTGTCCTTGGTGGCGGCCGACTGCTCCGCACCGGGTTGGCGATAGCGCACCGCGGCAGTGGCCATGCCCAGCAACGCGACCCCAATGGCCACCCCCACCAGCACCAGCTCGGTGGCGTGGTCGAGATGTCCCGCCCCCGACAACGCCCGGGAACTGGCGCCGGTCACCGGCTCCAGCCACTTCTCGAGTACCCCCACCGGGCCCATGGGGATGAGCGCCGGCAAGTTCAGCCATCCCCCCGCCACGGTCAGCAACGCGAGGACCAGGACAGGCGCCGTCATGACCGCGGGGGCCTCGTGCAACGCCCCCTGCTCGGCCTCACCTGTGCGGTTGCTACCGTAGAAGGTGAAGAGCAGCATGCGGGTCATGTAGATCGCCGTGAGCAGCGCCGTGAGTATGCCCACGCCGTACACGGTGTACAGCACCATACTGCCGGGGATGCCGAGCAACGTGGCTGATGCCAACGGCGAGCCATGAGCGCGGCTGAACACGGCAGCGAGGATCTCGTCCTTCGAGAAGAAGCCTGCAAGTGGTGGGATGCCGGCAATTGCCAGCGTCGCCAGCGTCATGGCCGTCGCCGTGGCTGGCATGAACCTCGCCAGCCCGCCCATGTTGCGCATGTCCTGCGGGTCGTCGTGACGGTGGGTCTGGTGATAGGCGTGATGCATGGCGTGAATCACCGAACCGGCTCCGAGAAACAGGAGCGCCTTGAAGAAGGCGTGGGTGACCAGATGGAAGACACCCGCCGTGTACGCGCCGGCGCCGACGCCCACGAACATGTACCCGAGCTGGGAGACCGTCGAATACGCCAGCACCTTCTTGATGTCCCACTGCCGCAGGGCAATCGTGGCGGCGAACAGCGCCGTGAGGGCGCCGATGGTGCTCACCAGGAGAGAGGCCTCGGGTGCACCCGCAAAGATGGGGGCCGCGCGCGCCACGAGGTACACCCCTGCCGTGACCATGGTGGCGGCATGGATGAGCGCCGAGACCGGCGTGGGGCCGGCCATGGC
This genomic stretch from Gemmatimonas sp. harbors:
- the sucC gene encoding ADP-forming succinate--CoA ligase subunit beta yields the protein MNLHEYQAKELLRAAGVPIPPGEVATTADQAEAIATKYGTAVMVKAQVHAGGRGKAGGVKFCPTPDVAKEKATAILGMTIKDLTVEKVLVTVAADIGSEAYVGIIVDRATKKPVFMVSAAGGIDIEEVAATTPEKILYHPVDTRYGLLPFEAMRMGFFLYKDVKLARQAAKIMQQLYTAFMNAGCSLAEINPLVMTPQGELIAVDGKMVIDDNELDRRPEIAALRDESSEAPSEVEARNANLTFIKLDGNVGCVVNGAGLAMATMDLVKYYGGDPANFLDIGGSSNPEKVVNALRIITSDPNVKCILFNIFGGITRTDDVANGIVTATKQNPLKVPIVIRLTGTNEELALQILKENGFSASSDMDSAVQRAVELATTGGAA
- a CDS encoding UPF0182 family protein; the encoded protein is MGTRSWLLLLVAVAAVVLLVGRTATALFVDHAWYDAMGVPALFWERVLDTMLLQGGAWIVGSLFAFANLHAVRRTILAVAVPSRVANIELTAMVPGRRLLSATIILALLVGGVLAVPLTNWETLALARHGIPFGEIEGIFDRDLGHYVYWLPFEETMYLWALVSVVALTAMVLVLYALTRSLRLEGRRIAASTHVRRHLSVLGALVLLLLAWSYRLDAFDLLRAGSGPDGLFLRVDHRVTLRMDAVLAYGAAMAALIVLRTGWAGQLRAAFITLTLILVAAVGLRHVVPAVAARGDTMGDRARRDADYVAARALFSRRAFDADAVRPLPRVSADRADGAAMLPLPIPTATLGTRASLWDAVTLAEGLHPGGAAPVSSNRGDDRATTGSEPRPAATDASGYMAVAAPGWFLLDGRVTALRVERPVSGAGAWRLSLVDASRARLTDSLVPLPGLSTDGSYGGNAPLVAPGASGARLLDGATAADVPGALLDTPLARLAHAWALRDLSLLGADSTAGTPLLVSYRDVRERVRRIAPVFEQSTTVHAIRDGNRLYWVLHLYSASARYPLSQRWQVGDGVYSYFKLAATAIVDAGTGRVRLMPAEKPDALARTWMTRLPGLFSRRTELPASLAVQLPPPTDGAELQVRTFARFGSRLEGPVLRHLPDSAFINGPAAPVMLEQEGGVVASWSVPLLDAREAVAGVVTVTGGAVPATYWSTSPRAVLWPATLARMAAAVDSVRARSRADSAGPVSKPLLSRPEAMVTSRGVLYVQAAQGARSDGRLSMGESVVSDGEQIGVGPTLADALASLGETVERPRSGGRADAGAATPDAGAPSRWYDTMRQAMKQGDWSAFGAAFDSLGRALGRPPQ
- a CDS encoding phosphomannomutase/phosphoglucomutase, with the translated sequence MSINRAIFRQYDVRGVVGTDLTEEVAYGIGRGYASLLAERGIVGAVAVGRDNRPSGTALRDALVRGLTESGVDVVDIGIVPTPLLYWALHHEAVGGGIQITGSHNPPEYNGFKMCLGTASLHGADIQALYARIVAGHFPSGQGAVRHAAVIDRYVHDIATRVGPIARADGSRLRVVYDCGNGAAALVAPQLFDALGVDAIGLFTESDGTFPNHHPDPTVPENLADCIAAVRAHGAELGVAFDGDADRIGVVDAHGRIIWGDHLLILYARDVLARTGRGQPIIFDVKCSQALTDGIEAAGGTPVMWKTGHSLIKEKMRSLHAPLAGEMSGHMFFSEGFYGHDDALYAAARLLRIVADSGKRIDELLADVPLFVSTPEIRIDTDDETKFAIMAKAVPHFAARYDVIDVDGVRVLFGDGWGLLRASNTQPVIVARYEARTEQRLHEIRTIMETWVREQGVTL
- a CDS encoding NADH-quinone oxidoreductase subunit N, which codes for MSEYMSGGALLRALAPELLLTSGALAMLVGTVWSPQSQRAGAAEGAERTSTMSRFAVVLCLLVGLVVVIAWGDGATGTADQRLAGDGFRWAIDLVILLGTGMSLMLIDAEQHRSGAFSPEVPVLVLFAAVGMMILAAARDLMFVFLGVELMSLAVYVLAGVNRRSGRGAEAAVKYFLLGAVSTGFLLYGIALLYGATGSTRLVDIGQWVSAHPPLSPLFIVGAALLLVGLAFKVAAAPFHLWTPDVYDGAPLPITAFMSATVKTAAFAVFARVMVEALGRASAQWHTGLWWLAVATMVVGNVFALSQRNLVRMLAYSSIAHAGYLLVTLVVGGAAATTALVFYMVSYTLATMGTFGVLIAVNAGRDVAPTIDDIAGLWLVRPWLASAMAVFLLAFLGMPLVGGMGFFAKWYVLQAALQANAPQTILAVVLVLTSAVSAAYYLNVVGAMFMRPRTEGQPTPQLLPMGQSLVAFAAAVLLVLGVYPTPVVRMAKRALTSPITRSAPIEPAPRGPRLQAAVLTVPSTDAGVAMSRQPTTPR
- a CDS encoding NADH-quinone oxidoreductase subunit M; this translates as MRDVILSMNVDRWILPAMLLWPLVAALLVRLWGRDVDADATGSAAPAGGPDARVLTLAAMVVEALLALLLWLSFDPAQRGWQAGVELPWLTDLGATISLGVDGLSLPMVVLTACVVPLALLGSWDNVRVRTPAFGALALLLLCGLIGVFVTRDLLLFYLAWELMLIPTYLLVGVWGREGTSRASLRYVLFTLVGSLLMLVAIIALWNLGGGTTLDVDALRAVALSPRAQLFLFAAFFSAFAVKSALVPFHTWLPDAQSAAPTFAAVTLGLKVGAYGILRFAIPLFPAAATHELVRGTILVLSVIAVVYGALLAMTQRDLKRVNSYSSISHLGFIMLGSFALTQQSVQGAVMSIVASGISTSALFLLAGMLEDRTGTTDLAAFGGIARVVPWFSVMLTLVMLSTVALPGTNGFVGEFLVLLGSYAEFPALAVVATTGVIFAAAYGLRALQLLLFGAMDAPRQAHVADLSPREKFVMGVFAVAIIYLGLVPGAVLRRSDRPSRDLVEIVRFGPNAPAALPPVSLNR
- the nuoL gene encoding NADH-quinone oxidoreductase subunit L translates to MIAALLPLLILLPVLGFLVNGAIALTRRPTTGASESSTARHPLVTIVGPGVVIAAFALAVALFMRVRVGLPAPAVLSLGQWMPVGNLVVDWTLQLDQLSMLMVLVITGVGSLIHVFSIGYMRDDASYARYFAYLNLFVAFMLVLVLGGSYPVMFVGWEGVGLASYLLIGFWFSDKANADAGKKAFVVNRVGDFGFLVAMFLIWTTTQKLDFVGAHATLGAMGGTPVVLAIALFLFVGCAGKSAQLPLYIWLPDAMAGPTPVSALIHAATMVTAGVYLVARAAPIFAGAPEASLLVSTIGALTALFAATIALRQWDIKKVLAYSTVSQLGYMFVGVGAGAYTAGVFHLVTHAFFKALLFLGAGSVIHAMHHAYHQTHRHDDPQDMRNMGGLARFMPATATAMTLATLAIAGIPPLAGFFSKDEILAAVFSRAHGSPLASATLLGIPGSMVLYTVYGVGILTALLTAIYMTRMLLFTFYGSNRTGEAEQGALHEAPAVMTAPVLVLALLTVAGGWLNLPALIPMGPVGVLEKWLEPVTGASSRALSGAGHLDHATELVLVGVAIGVALLGMATAAVRYRQPGAEQSAATKDTSLLARAYGVDALVDALIVRPVQAFARVVLDRGIDRTVDRGFSAGGSLLSRTASLMGTRLQDGDMGKYAWMLAAGALALIAALTLT